A window of the Brumimicrobium sp. genome harbors these coding sequences:
- a CDS encoding PKD domain-containing protein, giving the protein MNYVNHYCCKSLLLAAMLFLSNSTTLNAQLEGAHWYFGSYAGLDFTSGSPVPAYDGKLITGEGCSSVSDRQGNLLFYTDGMTVYDRNHNVMPNGMGLLGHSSSAMSSVVCPKPGTWIASAGSYGAYIICTIDYEGGPNGVRWSEVDMSLNGGFGDIVVATKNTHLIDTRTVEAANFAVHDNGCDYWLITKEQNNAVWKVFPVTSAGVGATPVVSTVGSITPPTYGYIKASPNSELISMVNHYTGLQVFNFNRTTGQLTSKYSDQTLGVGHYSLEYSPNGRFIYFVRLSDPNIYQLDLNATNQTDFINSRVIIGATANTNHNYRLGALQLAPNGKIYLALISTTYLGVIDQPNLNGIAANYIDYAVNIGGVNIHNGLNTSVILGLPSFPNFFLKEPKEIMFSQLCNSFDAHFNLSNYDDLYGQSWFVTTSGNPFSSTPNSLNDNFFENLSPGSYDVKVLLDYNCFTDSVQGTFVIQNYDTVNLGIDRCYEDNIVLNAGNIFDFYEWQDGSTNQTFQVNQPGVYSCTVGKLGDNLIFNGDFELGNTGFTTQYYNPPGDACTGQGTYLVNTYSSNGWFAGCGDHTSGSGNMMIIDADCLTGQTGSVGYKFWCQTVPILPNTDYYFSAFIADAGIGGVPPNVTLEINGVNLTTLNVTSPGCVYEELAYIWNSGTNSTADICLREYTGACGGHDFIVDDISFYTICYSTDQVEIFALPVADFNFVNACDNSPITMNTTATTSANGFTNYGWDFNADGVIEQMGNTVSHIFPNDGFYVVNHMVEDANGCKDTVSHQVTVYALPLTDFSATQVCEDESTEFTDLSTITPVDGDYITNYAWSFGNNTQSNLQNPIISYGVEGIYNTQLIVTTNYGCKDTMIKSVEVYPLPEVDFSFSDGCLNLETVFTNNLSISNANTINSIAQWNWDFGDGSFSTEENPTYLYNQDGVFNVVLTIISNRGCENSINKSVTIYPLPHADFIGLNLEGCSPFCSEISSISTVSGNSQVTNYYWEISDGSYYQNASPSIGDCFENNSGQDQYFDVTLIVTTDHGCKDTMIKNQYVSVYHNPIVDFYFLPEEPTVLDPVVSFLNTSIYSNDFTWFYDSSTTNDISFTHEFPPLPETYIITLIAKTNNDCVDTIRKLITIKDELILYIPNTFTPDGNVYNEVFHPIFTSGFEASDYNLLIFNRWGELVFETNDVHEGWDGRIRGLGKEAPEGTYVWKVEFMETMSDKRNIFTGHVNLIR; this is encoded by the coding sequence ATGAATTATGTAAACCACTATTGCTGCAAGAGCTTGCTTCTTGCAGCAATGCTATTTTTATCTAATAGCACTACTTTAAATGCACAATTGGAAGGTGCTCATTGGTATTTTGGTTCTTATGCTGGACTAGATTTCACGTCAGGATCTCCTGTTCCGGCTTATGATGGAAAACTTATAACAGGTGAGGGATGTTCTAGTGTTTCGGATAGGCAAGGAAATCTCCTTTTTTATACGGATGGAATGACTGTCTATGATAGAAACCATAATGTAATGCCTAATGGAATGGGATTGTTAGGACATTCTAGTTCTGCGATGTCTTCTGTTGTTTGCCCTAAACCTGGAACTTGGATTGCAAGCGCAGGAAGTTATGGGGCTTATATCATCTGCACAATTGATTATGAAGGAGGACCAAATGGAGTGCGTTGGTCAGAAGTTGATATGTCTTTAAATGGGGGTTTTGGGGATATTGTAGTAGCGACTAAAAACACACATCTTATTGATACAAGAACAGTAGAGGCTGCCAACTTTGCCGTTCATGATAATGGTTGTGATTATTGGTTAATTACTAAAGAACAAAATAATGCTGTTTGGAAGGTGTTTCCAGTAACATCCGCAGGGGTTGGAGCAACTCCTGTTGTTAGTACTGTTGGGAGTATTACCCCTCCAACGTATGGATATATCAAAGCTTCTCCGAATAGTGAGTTGATTTCTATGGTAAATCATTATACAGGGCTTCAAGTATTTAATTTTAATAGAACTACGGGGCAATTAACTAGTAAATATTCAGATCAAACCTTAGGAGTAGGGCATTATTCACTTGAATATTCTCCTAATGGGAGGTTTATATATTTTGTTCGTTTAAGTGATCCCAATATATATCAATTAGATTTGAATGCAACTAATCAAACTGATTTTATAAATTCTCGAGTAATTATAGGTGCTACCGCAAACACGAATCATAACTATAGATTAGGAGCTTTACAATTGGCACCAAACGGAAAAATATATTTAGCTTTAATTTCAACAACCTACTTAGGGGTTATAGACCAGCCTAATTTGAATGGAATTGCAGCAAATTATATAGATTATGCAGTGAATATTGGAGGAGTTAATATTCATAATGGATTGAATACATCTGTTATTTTAGGGCTTCCTTCATTTCCGAATTTCTTTCTAAAAGAGCCAAAAGAAATAATGTTCTCTCAATTATGTAATTCTTTTGATGCTCATTTTAATTTATCTAATTATGATGATTTATATGGTCAGTCATGGTTTGTTACAACAAGTGGAAATCCATTTTCAAGTACACCAAATTCTTTAAATGACAATTTTTTTGAAAATCTTTCACCAGGTTCGTATGATGTGAAAGTGTTGTTAGATTATAATTGCTTTACAGATAGTGTTCAGGGAACTTTCGTTATTCAAAATTATGATACAGTTAACTTAGGCATCGATCGATGTTATGAAGATAATATTGTATTAAATGCCGGAAATATTTTTGATTTCTACGAATGGCAAGATGGTTCTACTAATCAGACTTTCCAAGTTAATCAACCGGGAGTGTATTCTTGTACTGTTGGTAAATTAGGAGATAATTTGATTTTTAATGGTGATTTTGAATTGGGGAATACCGGGTTTACAACTCAATATTATAATCCACCTGGAGATGCTTGTACAGGACAAGGAACCTATTTAGTTAATACCTATAGCTCCAATGGTTGGTTTGCAGGATGTGGAGATCATACAAGTGGAAGTGGAAATATGATGATTATTGATGCTGATTGTCTTACTGGACAAACAGGAAGCGTTGGTTATAAATTTTGGTGTCAGACCGTTCCGATTCTGCCCAATACAGATTATTATTTTTCAGCTTTTATAGCAGATGCAGGAATAGGTGGTGTTCCTCCGAATGTAACTTTAGAAATTAATGGAGTTAATTTAACAACACTTAATGTTACTTCGCCTGGATGTGTTTATGAAGAATTAGCGTATATCTGGAATTCAGGAACTAATTCCACCGCTGATATCTGTTTACGCGAATATACAGGTGCGTGTGGTGGTCATGACTTCATAGTAGATGATATATCTTTCTATACTATTTGTTACAGTACGGATCAAGTAGAAATATTTGCATTACCTGTCGCCGATTTTAATTTTGTAAATGCTTGTGATAATAGTCCTATAACTATGAATACTACTGCAACAACCTCTGCAAATGGATTTACTAATTATGGATGGGATTTTAATGCAGATGGAGTTATTGAACAGATGGGTAACACGGTATCACATATATTCCCTAATGATGGTTTCTATGTAGTAAATCACATGGTTGAAGATGCGAATGGATGTAAAGATACAGTTTCACATCAGGTTACAGTATATGCTTTGCCTCTTACTGATTTTTCTGCAACTCAAGTATGTGAAGATGAGTCAACTGAATTTACAGATTTATCCACAATTACTCCTGTAGATGGAGATTATATTACAAATTATGCGTGGAGTTTTGGAAATAATACCCAATCTAATCTACAAAATCCAATAATATCTTATGGGGTTGAGGGTATTTATAATACACAATTAATTGTAACAACAAATTATGGCTGTAAAGATACTATGATAAAATCTGTTGAAGTTTATCCTCTTCCTGAAGTTGATTTTTCTTTTTCAGATGGGTGTTTGAATTTGGAAACGGTTTTTACAAATAATTTGTCTATTAGTAATGCGAATACAATAAATTCTATTGCACAATGGAATTGGGACTTTGGTGATGGATCATTTTCTACCGAAGAAAACCCAACTTATTTGTATAATCAGGACGGAGTATTCAACGTTGTCCTAACAATTATTTCAAATCGTGGTTGTGAGAATTCTATCAATAAATCCGTTACAATATATCCATTACCTCATGCAGATTTCATTGGGTTAAATTTAGAAGGATGCTCACCATTTTGTTCGGAAATTAGTTCAATATCTACGGTAAGTGGGAACTCACAGGTAACTAATTATTATTGGGAAATTAGCGATGGAAGTTATTATCAAAATGCAAGTCCCTCTATTGGTGATTGTTTTGAAAATAATAGTGGACAAGATCAATATTTTGATGTAACACTTATTGTTACAACAGATCATGGGTGTAAAGATACAATGATAAAGAATCAGTATGTTTCTGTTTATCATAATCCGATAGTTGATTTTTACTTCTTACCGGAAGAACCAACTGTATTAGATCCAGTTGTTTCCTTCTTGAATACTTCTATCTATAGTAATGACTTTACTTGGTTTTATGATTCAAGTACAACAAATGATATTAGTTTCACACATGAGTTTCCACCTTTACCTGAAACATATATTATTACACTGATAGCAAAGACAAATAATGATTGTGTTGATACAATTAGAAAATTGATTACAATCAAAGATGAATTAATTCTATATATTCCCAATACATTCACACCAGATGGTAATGTGTACAATGAAGTTTTTCACCCTATTTTTACAAGTGGATTTGAGGCTTCTGACTATAATTTGTTGATTTTTAATCGATGGGGAGAGTTAGTTTTTGAGACTAATGACGTTCATGAAGGATGGGATGGCCGTATAAGAGGATTAGGAAAAGAAGCACCAGAAGGTACGTACGTGTGGAAGGTAGAATTCATGGAAACAATGTCAGATAAACGTAATATCTTTACTGGTCATGTAAATTTAATTAGATAG
- a CDS encoding DUF4268 domain-containing protein, whose product MLTKEERKEINTEFWANFKAFSKKHKGIRTKQINWINYPTYVKQLYIRLTCDTESARFAIEIQDKDEGIRDLIWDQLEELKKVLEKEMIEPGVWEKKAFNIAGHSISRISWTLPGVSYLSKKDEEKIFPFFMQYLVRFDKFYSEYDEILISLTH is encoded by the coding sequence ATGCTTACCAAAGAAGAACGAAAGGAAATTAATACGGAATTTTGGGCAAATTTCAAGGCGTTTTCCAAAAAACACAAAGGAATTCGTACCAAACAGATTAACTGGATTAACTACCCTACCTATGTGAAACAACTATACATACGTTTAACTTGTGATACTGAATCGGCACGATTTGCTATAGAAATACAGGATAAAGACGAAGGTATTCGCGATTTAATTTGGGATCAACTCGAAGAACTCAAAAAGGTGCTTGAAAAAGAGATGATAGAACCAGGAGTTTGGGAGAAAAAAGCATTTAATATAGCAGGACATTCTATTTCACGAATTTCATGGACGTTACCAGGTGTTAGCTATCTCTCTAAAAAAGATGAAGAAAAAATATTCCCTTTCTTTATGCAGTATTTAGTGCGTTTTGACAAATTCTATTCCGAATACGACGAAATTTTAATTTCCCTAACACATTAG
- the yaaA gene encoding peroxide stress protein YaaA, giving the protein MKILLSPAKMLDFSKEIKVPEYTQIHFLKETESLVKKIKSLPKSELKKLFGISENLVDLNYQRYQQWKTPLHYGEESKPALTVFDGEVYKGLDVKTFSSDDFKRAQESVRILSGLYGILKPLDLMYPYRLEMGTKWKISAEHKNLYSYWSDTLTTYLKKDLQKDEVIVNLASSEYFKVLNTKQIDNPIITPVFKEYKNGEFKVVMMYAKHARGAMTRYIIQHKINKVQDLKGYNMDQYSFDEKASTENEWVFIR; this is encoded by the coding sequence ATGAAAATTCTACTGTCTCCCGCTAAAATGTTAGATTTTTCTAAAGAAATCAAAGTGCCGGAATATACACAGATTCATTTCTTAAAGGAAACAGAGTCATTAGTGAAGAAAATTAAATCGCTCCCTAAATCGGAATTAAAAAAGTTATTTGGAATTTCTGAGAATTTAGTTGATTTGAATTACCAACGCTATCAGCAATGGAAAACGCCTTTGCACTATGGAGAAGAATCAAAACCTGCGCTTACTGTTTTTGATGGAGAAGTTTATAAGGGACTGGATGTCAAAACATTTTCTTCAGATGATTTCAAAAGAGCACAAGAGTCCGTTCGAATTCTATCGGGGTTATATGGAATATTAAAGCCCTTAGATTTGATGTACCCTTATCGATTGGAAATGGGAACCAAATGGAAAATTTCTGCAGAACATAAAAACTTATATAGTTATTGGAGTGATACTCTCACAACTTATCTGAAGAAAGATCTACAAAAAGATGAGGTAATTGTTAATCTAGCATCTAGTGAATATTTTAAAGTCTTAAATACAAAACAGATAGATAACCCAATTATCACTCCTGTTTTTAAAGAATATAAAAATGGAGAGTTTAAGGTGGTAATGATGTATGCAAAGCATGCGCGTGGAGCTATGACTCGCTATATTATTCAGCATAAAATAAATAAAGTTCAAGATTTAAAAGGGTATAATATGGACCAATATTCATTTGATGAAAAAGCATCCACAGAGAATGAATGGGTATTTATAAGGTAA
- a CDS encoding NAD(P)/FAD-dependent oxidoreductase has protein sequence METNKIRIPESNYKKVVVIGGGFAGLNLAKKLKNKPIQVIFLDRNNFHQFQPLLYQVATSGIVPDSITFPFRKEFNHFKNIFFRMANVLNIDTQIQTVFSDIGSIEYDYLVIATGSDTNFFGMENVERNSFGMKSIQEALDIRSLILEHLERAVVTTDLIERKALMNFTIIGGGPAGVETAGALAEFKRFILPKDYPDLDASNMSIHIVEASDKLLGTMSKTASEKSQKYLEELGVNIYLNTAVTSYDGFNIETNGVVGLKSKSVIWTAGVKGSSPEGLTSEQYTRGNRILVNEFSQIKNLENVFAIGDVACMITESTPKGHPMLAQVAIQQGRLLGENLLRKINGKEMQPFTYKDKGSMATVGKRRAVADLGRFKFGGYFAWLLWSGVHLISISGFKNKLLVGISWVWSYFTFDKGNRLIIRRYQKKKVEELID, from the coding sequence ATGGAAACAAATAAAATTAGAATTCCGGAGAGTAACTATAAAAAAGTGGTAGTTATAGGAGGTGGATTTGCAGGTTTAAACTTGGCTAAAAAATTAAAAAACAAGCCTATTCAAGTAATCTTTCTAGACAGAAATAATTTCCATCAATTTCAACCTTTATTGTATCAAGTGGCAACTAGCGGTATTGTTCCTGACAGTATTACATTCCCATTTCGTAAGGAATTTAATCATTTTAAAAATATTTTCTTTCGCATGGCAAATGTACTAAACATAGATACCCAAATTCAAACTGTATTTTCTGATATTGGTTCTATTGAATACGACTATTTAGTCATCGCAACAGGTAGTGATACAAACTTCTTTGGTATGGAGAATGTGGAACGAAACAGTTTTGGAATGAAATCCATACAAGAAGCGTTAGACATTCGCAGTCTTATTTTAGAACACTTGGAAAGAGCCGTTGTTACCACAGATCTTATCGAACGGAAAGCACTTATGAATTTTACTATTATCGGGGGAGGTCCAGCTGGTGTCGAAACCGCAGGAGCTTTAGCTGAATTTAAACGATTCATCTTGCCGAAAGATTATCCTGATTTAGATGCTTCCAATATGTCTATACACATTGTTGAAGCTAGTGATAAATTATTAGGAACCATGTCTAAGACAGCTTCTGAAAAATCTCAAAAATACCTAGAAGAATTAGGGGTTAACATTTATCTCAACACAGCCGTTACTTCCTACGATGGATTTAATATTGAGACAAATGGAGTGGTTGGGTTAAAATCAAAAAGTGTTATTTGGACTGCTGGAGTAAAGGGTAGTTCTCCAGAAGGTCTCACTTCCGAACAGTACACAAGAGGTAATCGGATCTTGGTAAATGAATTTTCTCAAATTAAAAACTTAGAAAATGTATTTGCAATCGGTGATGTTGCATGCATGATAACAGAATCTACACCCAAAGGACACCCTATGTTGGCTCAAGTAGCTATACAACAGGGAAGATTACTTGGTGAAAATCTACTGCGTAAGATAAATGGAAAAGAAATGCAACCCTTCACATATAAAGACAAAGGATCTATGGCAACTGTTGGGAAAAGAAGAGCTGTAGCAGATTTAGGTCGTTTTAAATTTGGTGGATATTTTGCTTGGCTTTTATGGTCTGGGGTGCACTTAATTTCTATCAGTGGATTTAAAAATAAGTTACTCGTAGGAATTAGCTGGGTATGGAGTTATTTCACTTTTGATAAAGGAAACAGATTAATTATCAGAAGATATCAAAAGAAGAAAGTAGAAGAACTTATTGATTAG
- a CDS encoding ATP-binding cassette domain-containing protein, whose protein sequence is MITVNNLTLQFGKRILFDEVNLKFLHGNCYGVIGANGAGKSTFLKILTGDQDPTKGKVELEPGKRMAVLQQDHHAFDDFEVLMTVIKGHHRLFEIMQEKDALYAKPDFSEEDGIRASELEAEFADMEGWNAEADAATMLSNLGIDESKHYTLMKDMPNDQKVRVLLAQALFGNPDLLILDEPTNDLDIKTIDWLEDFLLDFKNTVIVVSHDRHFLDTVCTHICDIDYSKIKLFTGNYTFWYQSSQLAARQLADKKKKSEDKKKELQDFISRFSANASKSKQATSRRKLLEKLDLDEIQPSSRRYPGIFFEQERDAGDQVLHINNLSYEQDGELLFSDVNINVGRNDKIVFLSKNSKAITGLFEVLNGHVKPKTGNFTFGTTITTSYLPTDNSTFFQEKINLMDWLRQYAKTDEEREEVNLRGFLGRMLFSGEEALKSATVLSGGEKVRCMLSRQMMMRANLLMMDEPTNHLDLESITALNNGMKDFQGIILFTSHDHELVNTVANRIIELTPNGIIDKLMSYDDYLNDEKIIQQQEALYA, encoded by the coding sequence ATGATTACAGTCAATAATTTAACCCTGCAATTTGGGAAACGTATTTTGTTTGATGAGGTAAATTTAAAATTTCTTCATGGAAACTGTTATGGTGTGATTGGTGCAAATGGCGCAGGTAAATCAACATTCTTGAAAATCTTAACCGGTGATCAGGATCCGACCAAAGGAAAGGTGGAACTTGAACCTGGAAAACGAATGGCTGTGCTTCAACAAGATCACCATGCATTTGACGATTTTGAAGTACTTATGACTGTGATTAAAGGTCATCATCGCTTATTTGAAATCATGCAAGAAAAGGATGCTTTGTATGCAAAACCTGACTTTTCAGAGGAAGATGGTATCCGAGCTTCAGAATTAGAAGCTGAATTTGCGGATATGGAAGGCTGGAATGCAGAAGCAGATGCTGCAACCATGCTTTCTAATCTTGGAATTGATGAATCTAAGCATTATACATTGATGAAGGATATGCCAAATGACCAGAAGGTTCGTGTTTTATTAGCACAAGCTTTGTTTGGTAACCCCGATTTACTTATCTTGGATGAGCCTACCAACGACTTAGATATTAAGACCATAGATTGGTTAGAAGATTTCTTATTGGATTTTAAAAATACGGTGATTGTAGTGTCTCACGACCGTCACTTTTTAGATACTGTGTGTACACATATTTGTGATATAGATTATTCTAAAATTAAGCTATTTACGGGAAATTATACTTTCTGGTATCAGTCCTCTCAGTTAGCAGCACGTCAGTTAGCCGATAAAAAGAAGAAATCAGAAGATAAGAAAAAAGAATTGCAAGATTTTATTTCTCGTTTCTCAGCGAACGCCTCCAAGTCAAAACAAGCTACCAGTAGAAGAAAGTTATTAGAAAAATTGGATTTGGATGAGATTCAACCTTCTTCTAGAAGATATCCAGGAATCTTTTTTGAACAAGAGAGAGATGCTGGTGACCAAGTTTTACATATCAACAATTTATCTTACGAACAAGATGGGGAATTGTTGTTTTCTGATGTAAATATCAATGTTGGAAGAAATGATAAAATTGTATTTCTTTCTAAGAACTCTAAGGCAATTACTGGTTTATTCGAAGTTCTAAATGGGCATGTAAAACCTAAAACGGGTAACTTTACTTTTGGAACAACGATTACTACTTCTTATTTACCAACAGATAATAGTACTTTCTTTCAAGAGAAAATTAACTTGATGGATTGGTTACGTCAATATGCAAAAACAGATGAAGAAAGAGAAGAAGTGAACTTACGTGGTTTCTTAGGAAGAATGTTGTTCTCTGGTGAAGAAGCTTTAAAAAGTGCAACTGTACTGTCTGGAGGAGAGAAGGTGAGATGTATGTTGTCTCGACAAATGATGATGAGAGCTAATTTATTGATGATGGACGAACCTACCAATCACTTGGATTTGGAATCTATTACAGCCTTAAACAACGGTATGAAAGATTTTCAAGGAATTATTTTGTTCACATCACATGACCACGAGTTGGTAAACACAGTAGCTAACCGTATTATTGAATTAACTCCAAATGGAATTATCGATAAATTAATGTCTTATGATGATTACCTTAATGATGAGAAAATAATCCAACAACAAGAAGCATTATATGCTTAA